A stretch of Anaeromyxobacter dehalogenans 2CP-1 DNA encodes these proteins:
- a CDS encoding TatD family nuclease-associated radical SAM protein: MTTETSPRNVPVLAYPLGDALYLNVTSGCTLACTFCPKIRDDDFTVGGFDLRLARNPDADEVWRAIQAVGLEGRSEVCFTGFGEPTRRLEVVLEIARRLRAAGARRIRLDTDGLANLREGRDVVAELAAAGVGAVSVSLNAPDAAAYARICPSRYGEAAYDAVKAFLRAAVGVIPDVAASAVAMPGVSEAACRAVAESLGARFRWRPYDRVGRIPSSAGSARVG; the protein is encoded by the coding sequence GTGACCACGGAAACCTCCCCCAGGAACGTGCCGGTGCTCGCCTATCCGCTGGGCGACGCGCTCTACCTGAACGTCACGAGTGGCTGCACGCTCGCCTGCACGTTCTGCCCCAAGATCCGCGACGACGACTTCACGGTGGGTGGATTCGACCTGCGGCTGGCGCGCAACCCGGACGCGGACGAGGTCTGGCGCGCGATCCAGGCGGTGGGCCTGGAGGGCCGCTCGGAGGTCTGCTTCACCGGCTTCGGCGAGCCGACCCGCCGGCTCGAGGTGGTGCTCGAGATCGCGCGGCGCCTCCGCGCGGCGGGCGCGCGCCGGATCCGGCTCGACACGGACGGGCTCGCGAACCTGCGCGAGGGGCGCGACGTGGTCGCCGAGCTCGCGGCCGCCGGCGTGGGCGCCGTATCGGTGTCGCTGAACGCGCCGGACGCGGCGGCCTACGCGCGCATCTGCCCGAGCCGCTACGGCGAGGCGGCGTACGACGCGGTGAAGGCGTTCCTCCGCGCCGCCGTCGGCGTCATCCCCGACGTCGCCGCGAGCGCGGTGGCGATGCCGGGCGTCTCCGAGGCGGCCTGCAGGGCGGTCGCGGAATCGCTCGGCGCGCGGTTCCGTTGGCGCCCGTACGACCGGGTGGGTCGCATCCCATCCTCGGCGGGGTCGGCCCGGGTGGGCTGA
- a CDS encoding TraR/DksA family transcriptional regulator → MSRFEADAREVLLRRRRSLSQGAAPPRPSDPAARWADYESIPGPVPEGVRRELADIDAALDRIQQGRYGTCLACGGPMGLQRLRAIPEARYCIACSGHHPHAE, encoded by the coding sequence ATGAGCCGGTTCGAAGCGGACGCCCGCGAGGTGCTGCTGCGGCGTCGTCGCTCGCTCAGCCAGGGGGCCGCGCCGCCCCGCCCATCCGATCCCGCCGCGCGCTGGGCAGACTACGAGTCCATCCCCGGGCCCGTGCCCGAGGGCGTGCGCCGCGAGCTCGCCGACATCGACGCGGCGCTCGACCGCATCCAGCAGGGCCGCTACGGCACCTGCCTCGCCTGCGGTGGCCCCATGGGCCTGCAGCGCCTCCGGGCGATCCCCGAGGCGCGCTACTGCATCGCCTGCAGCGGTCACCACCCCCACGCCGAGTAG
- a CDS encoding CBS domain-containing protein encodes MRKQTVQAFMTIGPVVIAPERTLADAHRLMRERGIRHLPVVDAGALVGVVSQRDLYLLETLRGVDAEQERVREAMATEPFAVPPDAPLDQVADHMAEHRLGSAVVVDRGVVIGLFTTVDALRALGTLVRRRGTRPARTPPRAPPAGVSRRPDR; translated from the coding sequence ATGCGCAAGCAGACCGTCCAGGCGTTCATGACGATCGGCCCGGTGGTGATCGCGCCGGAGCGAACGCTCGCCGACGCGCACCGGCTGATGCGCGAGCGCGGCATCCGCCACCTCCCGGTGGTGGACGCCGGCGCGCTGGTCGGGGTGGTCTCGCAGCGCGACCTCTACCTGCTGGAGACGCTGCGGGGCGTGGACGCTGAGCAGGAGCGGGTGCGCGAGGCCATGGCCACCGAGCCGTTCGCGGTGCCCCCCGACGCGCCGCTGGACCAGGTCGCCGACCACATGGCCGAGCACCGGCTCGGGTCCGCGGTGGTGGTGGATCGCGGCGTGGTCATCGGCCTGTTCACCACGGTGGACGCGCTCCGCGCGCTGGGGACGCTGGTCCGGCGGCGCGGGACGAGGCCGGCGCGGACCCCGCCCCGAGCGCCTCCCGCCGGCGTGTCACGCCGGCCCGATCGCTGA
- a CDS encoding CBS domain-containing protein: MTLVCEAMNRAPMSVEADVTAARALAVVETTGAAHLLVMDHDDLIGILCACDLRAAGPDEQVSERMSVPVITIRPDATLEDAAVTLGDCGVGCLPVAVGGLVLGTIGEEELAAAGIQGRLPHRRCHPRAHGLEPPGPHLAHHH, from the coding sequence ATGACGCTCGTCTGCGAGGCGATGAACCGGGCACCGATGTCGGTGGAGGCGGACGTGACCGCGGCGCGGGCGCTCGCCGTGGTGGAGACCACCGGCGCCGCGCACCTGCTGGTGATGGATCACGACGACCTGATCGGCATCCTCTGCGCGTGCGACCTGCGCGCGGCCGGACCGGACGAGCAGGTCTCGGAGCGCATGAGCGTGCCGGTGATCACCATCCGCCCGGACGCGACGCTGGAGGACGCGGCCGTCACGCTGGGTGACTGCGGGGTGGGGTGCCTGCCCGTCGCCGTGGGCGGCCTGGTGCTCGGCACCATCGGCGAGGAGGAGCTCGCCGCCGCCGGGATCCAGGGCCGGCTGCCGCACCGGCGCTGCCACCCGCGCGCGCACGGGCTGGAGCCGCCAGGCCCACACCTGGCACACCATCACTGA
- a CDS encoding universal stress protein, translated as MCLPAVTRVLVPIDFSPSSRAALEYAIFVAGKHGADLDVLHVWEPPGYVGPDTLALLPVGSGQPGWEQTRNEVQREVDHFLAKAAARPRSVSVRVEAGEPSDAILGIARDGGADLIVMGTHGRTGLSRLLIGSVAEAVLRRSTCPVLTLRVASRAPRESVPL; from the coding sequence GTGTGCTTGCCCGCCGTCACCCGAGTGCTGGTTCCCATCGACTTCTCGCCGTCGTCGCGGGCGGCCCTGGAGTACGCCATCTTCGTGGCCGGCAAGCACGGCGCCGATCTCGACGTGCTGCACGTCTGGGAGCCGCCCGGCTACGTCGGCCCCGACACGCTCGCGCTGCTCCCGGTGGGCAGCGGCCAGCCGGGCTGGGAGCAGACGCGCAACGAGGTGCAGCGCGAGGTGGATCACTTCCTCGCGAAGGCGGCGGCGCGCCCGCGGTCGGTCTCGGTGCGCGTCGAGGCGGGCGAGCCGTCCGACGCGATCCTGGGGATCGCCCGGGACGGCGGCGCGGATCTGATCGTGATGGGGACGCACGGGCGGACCGGCCTGTCGCGCCTCCTCATCGGCAGCGTGGCGGAGGCGGTGCTGCGCCGCTCCACCTGCCCGGTGCTGACGCTGCGGGTCGCCTCGCGCGCGCCGCGGGAGTCGGTGCCGCTGTAG